The nucleotide window TCCGTGCTTGTGTCCGCCATCAGGGTCTTTGCAGCCACCTGAGCGATGGACAGCGCGACTTCGGGTCGCTCCCCTGCAGCCTCGAGTGCACGCTGGATGGTTTCTGTACTTAACTCAGCGTTGACGTTGATAATCTTCGGTGCACGAGACTGGCGGAACACCGTGATTGTTCTCGCTTTTCTGTTCAGTGTGATGGAGGCCGTCTGTTCGGTCACCGTTTCCTGTAGATGTTCGGCGTCCGTTTCCAGCCGAACCGGGCCGACTCGTTGTTCCTCGGCTCTTGTTGGCTGAACTCGTTGTTCGTCGGTTTTTGTCGGGCGGCCAGCTGGCTGCGCGTGGAGACGGATGGAAATCTCCTCGGGTCTATCCGCTCCGTAGTCCGGAGACAAAACTCTCACGACTACCTGCGCAATGCCGGCCGCGACTTCGCGCCGTTCGCCGATAGCAAGGAAGGTTTTAATCACACCTTCCATGCTGACGTCTGAGTCTAGCTTTACCTGTTCCGACTCTCCATTCTGTCGGATTATGGTCACGATTCTTGTTAGTCGATTTACCTTAACGATAGATGGAGGTTCTTGTAAAGGCTTCTCCTTCTTTGCCTTAGCAGTTGGGAGGATCTCTGGATGCTCGTCAGGAATGATCTGCACTTCGGAATCAAGCCTTTCTTCGTCGCCTTCTTCAGTGAAAAAGCGGAGAACTCCCGGTCTTGTGCGAAGTTCTGTGCTGGTGAACGCCCTAACGATGGACTGTCCTACTGCAGAAGCGACCTCATGCGGCGCTCCTGCTGCCTGCAGCTGTGTGATTACGTCCTCTGCAGTCAGTTTCCCGTCGATTTTCATCACCTGAGTCTCCCGTCCTTCCCTGTGTATTTTCAGGATATTTTCCTCCCTGTGGATTTCAAAGCTTTCAGGGGTTTCACCCTCCTGTTTGGGCTCGACATGAATTCGTATTCTCTTACCTGGCTCGCCTATGCGGAGTCCAACTTTAACTTCTTTGGTTTCTCCGCTGCCGACAACATGTACTTCTTCTTCCTGGGTTCTAGCTTCTTCGATTTGCAAGGGTACAACAGCGTCAAAGGGTGGCGATTTTGGCTCCTCGCCATCACCCTCATAGCCACTATCGGACACTATAGATGAGCGTCTCAGCACTCCTTCTAGCAGCCCTACGTGTAGCTGTTCCTTCTCTAACTGATGCTGTAACTCTCCTGGAGCGAAGTGCACCCTAGCATGAGAGGATGGTGATTCCTCTCCCTCCTCCGATTTCTTTTCCTTGACCAATATTCCGGAGAGAACGTCTTCTTGAATTTTTACCTGAGGCTCCTCCAACGCTTTTGGTTCTTCTGGAGCAACCTCGACTACTTTTTCCTCGAAAGAGACTTCATCCCCTACACCGTCtacttttgtttctttctctgtgATCAAGTCAGCTGTTTCTGCCATAAGGATCTCTTGGGCAACGACTTTTTCGTCTGCGACTGGCATTTCAAAAATTGGCGAGGCTGGTTCCTCTGTTTGCTGGGTAACTAGAGTGAGAACCAAAAACCCATTTGGTATCATAATATGTATAATAGAAAGATCACAGAAAATCAAACTATTTAAGTACTGCCACTTCCTGATAGATGACATAAATTATACAAGGCACAAAAGAATAGTAAAGTGAAGCAAGTCTGCGATTATACACATGAGCACACGAGAGAATATGCTTACTAGACTTTATTCATTTAGCTACATATATTTCTGTTCTGTTTAGAGATAGATAAAGCATGGATTTGATGGTTGTACTGCTGTGGTGCTCGCGCTGTGGAAGTGTAACTAACCTCGATCTACTATGAGATCGGCGTAGCACATGGCCTGCCCGGCTTCGTTAACCGCCCGGCAGATATACTCCTCCTCATCCTCCGGGCGCACGTTAGGGATGACCAGGCTGCTGCTCCCGTCGTTACTGTACTCGATGGTGAACCGTCCTCCCGGCTCGATCTCGACATCGTCCTTGTACCAGATGAGCTGCGGCTTGGGTCGCCCCTCCGCCCGCCGGGTGAAGCGCGCCGTCCCGCCGACTTCCACCCGCACAATCTCGTCGATGATGTCGCCGACGAACTTGGGCGGTTTGGAGTCGGCGGTTTCGTCTTTCTCCTCCGCCGGAGCCTCGGACTCGGGAGGGAACTCCACGATCATCTCTCTCTGGGAGATCCTCTTCTGCTCGAGTTTGGTCTTGAGCTTCTCTCCGCGGCTTTCCTCTGGTTGTGGAGGAGAGAAACGTTTGAGAAACTTTTTCCTCAGACGGAAACAGTGGTAGAGAAGACGACTTCAGCGTGCAGCATGCATTGCCTGGCACTCCGCATTCACAGCCATGAACAACAAGCTTTGACGCGCTGCACATGCGGCAACTTGGCAAAAGGCTGAATATCTCCTTCTAAGTTATAAAAGTATATGCTATTCAATACAATGCATGCATTTGTGCTACAATGGTACACCAGCTGTTTGCAATTCAATGCTGTGCGCGCATGCATCTTCCCATCCCTACAAGGATCGGTGCAAGAAAACCTGTCATAGTTACTCAATGTAATAAGTACCCTTAATGCTTTGACTGAAAGTTTCTGTATACAGACAAGCCATTCAGTTAAACAAGGGAGTTATACATGGGTAGCTATTGCCATGATATTTTAGCAAGCAAGCAATATCTTTAAACAAAAGTTATAAACTaacaataaacaacacaacaaggaGGCAAGCAGCACGTAGACATTTACCTGAGAAGAAGATGTCGGCCGTACAGAAGGCGCTTCCGGCTGAGTTCATGGCCGTGCAGGTGTACTCCGCCTCGTCctgttctgtgacgtcatgaatgGTCAGTGACGTCAGACCCGCGTCAGAGAGCTCTATGGAGTAGTGGTCACTGGGCTCGATTTTGGCGCCGTTTTTGAACCAGGACACTTCCGGTGTAGGATTTCCCGTCACCCTACACTGGAACAGGGCGGGTTCTCCTGGAACGACTATGAAATCTTCCATGGTTTGGAGGAACGCAGGAGGGGTTGGACCTTCTTCATCTTCCACCGGACCCTCCTCTGCTGACAGGAAGTCTTCAGGAACCGGGCTCTCTACTGATGCACCAGAAAATGTCCTGTCCTTGTCGTGGGGAAACTCGACTAGAGGCGACTTGGCTCGTTTTAAGTCTAACCCCTCGTCTACTTTCAACTCTGTAAGGGTTTCGCTGTGCTCAGCAGCATCGGTTATGTCTCTGCTAGGGGTCGCTGTTACCTTCTTCTCTTCAACTTTGACTTGTTCTACTTTGCTTTCTACTGTTTCCCCGTTAATCTGAACGGCTGCCTGGCGAAGCTGGTCGACAATGGAAGTGTCCTCTGTTACTGTTACGGGTTCCTCTTCTATAGTGGGAATGTCTCTAGGTTCCTCTACAGCCGGAGCTTCCTCTACAACTTCCGGTTCGTCTAGAGTACAGGAGTGGCTTGTTACAACTACATTCAAGACCCCCAAGCCATACTGGAGTCAACAATTGCTACATTATCGTATAAATAGACATCAGGTGCAAACAGCATGCCAAGCCAAAGAGAATGCAGTATTTCGTCATAATTGATAAAAGCAAGGTAAAGTAAAGCAAGAAATACATTtattagaaaaacaaaaacaaatcagtCTTGAAAGTAGAAAATAACACTGCACTGGTACTGGCAAGCTATCACATACATTTCTATAAACAGACTACAAACTCTGTATAATCATTCCTTTACATCTGGTGTTAGTACATGTCACAAGTCGTCGTACCAATCTGTTGAACTACGTTAAAGATGAAAGTATTATTTGTTAGTATGCGAATTTTTTACTTACTAGAAATAAAATGAGGTACCAGTCTTATTAAACGTTGATAAAGTACAAATACATAGGAGCTGCCTGCACATGTTGGTATGCATTAATACTGCCATGGTCCATGCACAACTATCTATCCACAGTCCTCTTCAAATCCATGTTTGTTAGTATGGCCTACGGTTAGTCCACGTCACACTGCTGAAATGTCTCTACCTTCCACCATCAGTTTGGCGCAGCATGACTGCTCCCCGTGTTGGTTGGACACGACGCACTTGTACCACCCGGCGTCCTCTACCGTGATGCTGTCTATGTGGAGCACACACATCCCTGAGTCCGTCATCCCAACTCTAAATCTCTCATCCTCGGGAAGAGGCACATCATTGCGGTACCACGTCAGGTTGGGTTGTGGTTCTCCGatatatttacattcaaactttcCCGGCTTGCCCTCAAGGACGAAGAGGTTTTTCGGCACTTTGACGAAAGCGGCGGGGATTTCCTGAGGTAATTCCGGTTCCGGTGGCTTCTCCTCGACTTTCTTAGTCTTTAGTTTGGCCCTGAAGTCCTGTACTTCCTCCTTCTTTGGCCCTGTAGGTAAGTAAGGCAGCCATTGGTAAATAATTGTGTACACTACCGTGTTATTTAAATGGTTTAAAACACATACTGTTTATAGTTAACACCACCAAATGGAGTAGGAAAGGTCTAAATGTAGATTTGGAATCGAGCAATGTTtccatgtatcatgtacattctcTTCCAATATGTATTATCTTCATAATGTTTACGGGGTTCAAGCAAAGTGAAAAAGAAGCCTGTGTATACTTTTTTGAGATATATAATCCgctcatttttgtgtgtgtatgaactTGCAAGTCTATAACACAGCACACAGCAGCCACAGAATCTTACTGACACATTCGTCTGTTTCTGGTCTATAtcactaaagcccccccccccccctctcactggacacgcggcacgctggtggcgtcgctgcgtcataaactggatttgtgttacccttgactttataatggggatatcattcaaaacgcacaagtatgaccaaaaagacaacaaaagacacaaagcttaaaaagattcgttttttgtcgatggaattcgttgagtgctttgtcaattcgatcggccgcagcgacgacgccagcatgccgcgggtccagtgagaggggggctcaAGTGTTTACAGAACTTTCCGTCAGGATCTGTAGTGTatcatgtacataatattttcCTTACGTTCCACCGTGAGTGAAACCATCGCCTTCGCCTCTCCAACCGAGTTGCTGAGCGTGATGATGTAACTCCCAGCATCCTTTGGGTTAGTCTCTCTGATTGTGAACGTGACTACGTAATGATGGACGTCTGCCTCGATCTCGACAGAGAAGCGACCTGCGACTTTCACAGTCTTGTTTCCATGATACCACGTAATCTACAAGGGGATAATCGTGAAGAGAAACGCTTAGCTTTTAAAACAACTGTAAATATTTGTATATTATCACAGCATGCATGTAATGTAGCTTCACATTAATAACCTACGTTAGCAAATTGAACGTTTCGAGAGATTACAATCACTTTTCTTTCATAGTAATgatggaaaatatatatatgaattcGTCATGATGAAACAAAGTTAACTAGTATGGCTTCCGAAATATCATTGTGATAAAACGTTGTCCAGAGCTGCACAGGCCACTGCACTACATACACGAATCACTATGCTCCACATCCTAAACCAAACAAATACTCTTTTTAATCCACCTTCCGTTAGAATAGAACAGTTGAAACCTCGTTACAAACAATTTATGCACCGGAGTAAAAAAGacaatttcaataaaaagaTTCAAAGATAATGTTATcagttgttttcggtttgttttCTGATGGTTTGGGTTGATTTCGGTTAATTCcggttgttttcggttattTCCAGCACTTAGTGACACCCAAGATACATACCTGAGGGGAGGGGGCGGCTACGAGCTTGCAGACGAACTTCACGTCCTGCCCCTCCTCTACTGTCTGGGAGGTCGGCTTCTGTGTGAAGTACGGAGGAATGCCCTCCGGCTCCTCTGGCTCCGACGCCTCTCCGTCTACTAAATCAGCTGCGAGGAGCGAAAATATATTGTCTTAAGGATAACGGTTTGTTGCCACGAAGGAAATTTGAGTCATATATCATGCTGTTCTCCTTGAAATCGTTGCGGTACATTTCTGCCGTTTTGAATGGTGCATTATACAAAGGGGACAGACAATACGACATGCTTTATTCATTATAGACAGCTACATGTGAAACTACTGCGTGCAAGAAACATATAAAAGCtctacaagaagaagaagatatttCAAGCGGCATGTTTGGATGGTGCATTTGTAGGACAGTTACTAACTAAAGGACAGCGGTAAGTTGGCGTGGTAATTATGAAGGAGAATAAGTCGCAAACGTGAAAACAGTAACAGAACTGTTCGTGCAGGAGTGGAGCGTTGATGACTTAGAGATGATGACTACTCACCTCCGGGACCGTTTCATTGCGCAAACAACGCGTCTCAGATGGAAAATCATTAGGAAAAGGCAATGCGCACAGAgggagatacatgtagcttcatgGAGCAGGAACATAACAATGGGTACATGTGGGAGCAATGACTACTACACTATGTGTGACACTGTGTTGGTGTGGAGTGTGATAGTACTGAAATAAAGGATGTAATAGTTATGATAAGTGTAAGGTGTGATCAAAATGTGTAACAGTCCATGTGCAAATGTACACATCATATACAATGGAATACAGTGtgatacaacaaaaaatgaaacaaCTAGTACAATCTACAATTTATGTGAAGACATGATAATAATAGATGAATAAAACATGATCCTAACCTAGATGCAAATTGTAGATATGAAAAACAATCAAATGTGCTACACAACAGTTCATGGAAGGCAAAAGAACAAGTAATGGTATACTACATTGTGAAAGTTTGAGATGTAGAATACATAGATGCTTGATTTCAACAACTTTGGTatgaatgaatttttgtacatgtcTTTAGTTTGAAGATAACTTACATGTGATGACTTCTTCGATTGGTTCCAGCGGCTCTGGTGGAGGGATTTCTGTGAGAGACAAAAGTAAAGATTCATAAGACTCTACATCTTTAAGATGTGTCAAGGAAATGAGGATTGATGGTGAGGAAGGTATCAGTCAATCCACGAGGTCTGTGAATAGAAATTAGATTCCACACACGTAATTATAGGTTACATAGGAATGAACATGATAAAGGCTTAACAATACTGCTGTAGTTTGTTAAACCTAGATTAAAAGTGATGGATGTAAGCATTTCATCTTCAAGATAAAATTTTGTTACAAGATATCATAAGGACTTGCTTACACAGGGAATGAGCTACTTGATgtgatttttcaaaatgtgtGAAGTAAATTTGAAAGGATTCTTGATAGTTCAAAGCAACATCAAGCGTTTGTAAAGTTTCAGAAATATAATCAAGGAGCCCATTCCGTTCCACAAAGTTTGAGGATAAAACCAGtttactttcaaaatggcgatatccaaacacacatatatgaGATACAGTTTACATATAGAAAACATGCATAGGAAAGACATGCAGTCATATTTGCCATGCAGAATAACCTTGCACGTCTCTCTCAACCATGTCTGCACCGTCTCCGGTCTCCATGGAGACTGGTTCAGTCGCCATAGCAACAGCCTCTGAAGATACCTGTTCGATTTGTTTCGACATTTCCAATTTCCCGATTTCTTTAGACTGGTCCAGGACAAGACCCAGTTGGCTTGCCTGTTGTTTATCCGACTCTGGGATTGTAAGAAAGCGCATTTCATGACACTCCGCTAGGGTGAAGAAAGTGACCATGTAGGGAACACACAGGAGAAGGGGTACCCATGCAGGAGAGGGTGATTTTATTATATCAAATCGTCTCATCAAACATAACAAGTGCCACAGTGAACATCAATGCATCAAAACCGTTTGCTATAACATCATACGTTTCTACTGAGAATCAACTCTTAACTACTAAAGCGAACAATATCTCGGTTATTTTTGTCTCCATACGTAAGCATTTCTAATGTATACATAATGATGTTCATTCGGATGTTAGTCTGATAATGTACACTAAAATCATCAGAGCTTACATAATAAATTGTACGATTCTAAGCAGTCTGTCACATCTCACAACGGACGTAAAACTAAAACAGGCAATCTTTTTCTAagctaaattatgcagatttAAGCTACTCTTAGCTATAATTACAGCAAGTCACTCTCTGGGTAGTGATGGCGTTTTTAAAGAGTAAACACGTGAAGTATATCAtgcctacctacatgtactctatCTATTAAGTAGGTATTGAGTAAACAAGCATTCTAGTGGCGTCTACCTTTGACAGTCAGCCGGGCTTTGCTGACAGCTTCCCCGGAAAAGTTTACAGCTTTGCACGAATAGACGCCCTGGTCTCCCCGAGTCACATGCAGTATGGTCAACCTGACTACCTCGTCATAGTAGATAGCTTTATGTCTTTTACTCTCAGGCAACTTTTCGTCATTGAAAAGCCAGGTGATGTCAGGTTGCGGGTTCCCCATGACTTCCCCGTTGAACGATACTTTACTGCCCTCAGCAACCACGCAGCTGTCGAGATCTTGTATGAAGACAGGCGGTTTGATAGACGGTTGACGTGGAGGCATGGAGGGCTTGGAAAGCTTGGGAGTGAGTTTAGGCGACTCTTGGATCGTCTCGAGTTTCGGCGTCATGGTGTACTCGTACGAGCTGTCGACGCCGCTGGATTCCTCCGAGATCTTGGCCAGTTCCTCAGTAACGGCGGCCTGTTTGATGAGTTTGGGAGCGCGGGGAAGCTTGCCCACCAGCTGGGGCGCTTTCTCCACCTGCTGTTTGAAGCTGTCTGGTTTGGAAGGCGGTTCCGGCGCACCGGGATGGAAGTCTGCTGGCTTTTCTGGTTTTTGGTCTTGACTTGTAGTTTGTCCTGGTTTAGGAGCCGGTTCGGCTGGTTTTGGTTTGGGTCGCGGTTTGCTGTCCTCATCAGACGAGACATCAGAGTCAACTGAAGAAAATGCAATgtatacattttatacatctaTAGTATAGAGCCATAGAAGGATTTTCGTACAAAACTGTACAAGACATGAAGATCAGCCCTTATTTAACCAAAAGAGGAATTCAAGACTTAGCCAATTAGCTTTCCCACGACCAAACTGAATCCGAGACAAGCGAGCAGCTTAGCAAAGAAACTCACTTTCTAAATCCACCTTGAAGACCGCCTGCCCCGCTGTGTTGATGGCCTTGCACACCCAGATGGCGTCATCGTCCAACGAGACTTTGTTTATCTCCAGTACACTCTTCCCCTCCTCCTGGCTGATGGACACCCTCCTCTGTGTCTCCACCAGCCGCCCTGCTTTAAACCAGCACATCTCAGGTTCCGGGCTTCCCCCACACTCCGCCTCAATGCGGATGGACTTTCCCTCCTTGATCTTGACTTTCTTTGGTTTCGATGAGAAACAGGGAGCAATGGGACTACCtccccttttcttcttcttctccttcttctcaaAGGATCGAGTTTTCTTGACCTTTTTAGGTTTGACTGTTTCCTGTCCTTCTGAGACGTCGTCTTTGCGACTATCGACTGTTTGCTCTGTCTTGCTTACGTCTTGACTTATAACTATACCAGGAACGTCTGGAGGAACTTCTGGAACACCTTCCTGCAGTTCCATGGGCATCGGTGATGCTGGCTCCGACCTACCTTCCTCTAACAGCTGATCGTCAGTCGTGTAGTCAGTTATAGATATCGACCTATCTGAGAGCAGAGGCTGCCTGTCGGAACCTACGCTTTCAACTTCATCCCTTTCACTGACGACCTGCAAACTCTCACTTTCTATCACCTCATAACTGGCTGATTCTAACGTTATCTCTATATCAGACACGTCGGACTCCTGTAGGACACGTATGATCTGGGCTGCTATCTCTTCTGCCTCTGGTATCGTCGTCTGTGTTGTGGAATCTCCCGACTCCGATGTCTGTGTCAGTGCAGCGTGCATCTTAACCACAGGTGTCTGAGTGTCCACACCTACCTGGAGAGGCAATAGTGTCTGCGTGGTAGCCATTGTTGGCTGGTAGGTCTGACTATCGGCTGACGCAGTTCTCGGGCTTGTCGTCTGCGTTTCCATGGTAGCAGGCGGCGACGTCTGGGTTCCCCCTTCGGCGACTGACGTTGCGACTGTCTGAGTCGCAGAATCTGAAACAGTATCTTGAAGACGTCCATCTCCAAAGAGCGGTACCGCCTCTCCTGTCTCCATCTCCTGGATAGTCGTCCCCATGGCGACCCCTGCAGTCTGTGTCGCCGTGGTCTGCTGCTGAGTAAAGTCTGTCTGAGACTCTGCGGTTGCCATGGTTTCACCAGTCTGCGTTGTCATGGCTACAGATGACAATCCAGAGGTCTGCGTCCCAGCAACAGCTGATGACGCAGGGAattccacttttgtgggtgtgCGAGGGGAAGTCTGAGTTTCCCTAACATCCATGGGGACGGCCTGTGCAATCTGGGACCTGATGACTATGCTAACCTCCTTTGAACCCGCATCTATTGACATGATCTTAACCACGCAGTGAGCCATCACATCTGCAATCTTCTGCACTTCACCTGCTTCTAACAACTTTCCACGGACAGTTTCAAGATCTAGCTCACCCTCTATGGCAATCACTTTCCTACCAGACCTCCTGATTATCGTTACCGTTTTAGAACTCTTGTTGATTTGCATCGTCGCTTCTTCGTCAATACTGAGCGATGGGGGTCTCGGCATGGCTCTCTGAACCTGCTCGAAGACAGGAATGCCCTGTGATGAGAACCGTATGTTGAATTCAGACCTGAGCTTATCGTGTGCCGTAGAGTGGTCAACAGCCTGGGCTACAGCTGCAGCTAACTGtcgcccctccccctctctcagTAACTGTGTCTGCACATTCTGTGGGGCTAACT belongs to Branchiostoma lanceolatum isolate klBraLanc5 chromosome 15, klBraLanc5.hap2, whole genome shotgun sequence and includes:
- the LOC136420719 gene encoding titin homolog, yielding MLARGGDVTTVQIEGQMTTQNIVKQLEQQGEIPDIATVLGRYVTEALVADIEKSVITFEMKLQIPDAPKLPRSHRVPVEQEFVNVHVNRESHTVVITHGNRQRVLHVEGELAPQNVQTQLLREGEGRQLAAAVAQAVDHSTAHDKLRSEFNIRFSSQGIPVFEQVQRAMPRPPSLSIDEEATMQINKSSKTVTIIRRSGRKVIAIEGELDLETVRGKLLEAGEVQKIADVMAHCVVKIMSIDAGSKEVSIVIRSQIAQAVPMDVRETQTSPRTPTKVEFPASSAVAGTQTSGLSSVAMTTQTGETMATAESQTDFTQQQTTATQTAGVAMGTTIQEMETGEAVPLFGDGRLQDTVSDSATQTVATSVAEGGTQTSPPATMETQTTSPRTASADSQTYQPTMATTQTLLPLQVGVDTQTPVVKMHAALTQTSESGDSTTQTTIPEAEEIAAQIIRVLQESDVSDIEITLESASYEVIESESLQVVSERDEVESVGSDRQPLLSDRSISITDYTTDDQLLEEGRSEPASPMPMELQEGVPEVPPDVPGIVISQDVSKTEQTVDSRKDDVSEGQETVKPKKVKKTRSFEKKEKKKKRGGSPIAPCFSSKPKKVKIKEGKSIRIEAECGGSPEPEMCWFKAGRLVETQRRVSISQEEGKSVLEINKVSLDDDAIWVCKAINTAGQAVFKVDLEIDSDVSSDEDSKPRPKPKPAEPAPKPGQTTSQDQKPEKPADFHPGAPEPPSKPDSFKQQVEKAPQLVGKLPRAPKLIKQAAVTEELAKISEESSGVDSSYEYTMTPKLETIQESPKLTPKLSKPSMPPRQPSIKPPVFIQDLDSCVVAEGSKVSFNGEVMGNPQPDITWLFNDEKLPESKRHKAIYYDEVVRLTILHVTRGDQGVYSCKAVNFSGEAVSKARLTVKGRRH